In Sphingobacterium sp. PCS056, the following proteins share a genomic window:
- a CDS encoding NADH:flavin oxidoreductase/NADH oxidase, giving the protein MDLFSPLKLRQLSLKNRIVVSPMQQYSAINGVPGNWHMVHLGSRAVGGAGLIMTECTAIEPKGLATLSDVGIWNDEQKNAWKKIVEFVHDQDAKIGIQLWHSGGKGSLKHPNERMKPLTKDEGGWTVKSSSPTEMNGIIPQELSIDEIQKLKVKFADAALRAVEAGFDTVELHAGHGYLFHQFYSAWINKRLDEYGGSLENRIRFLVETVVEVRRVLPDGMPLLVRISAVDYLETADAWTLEDSIVLAKILKENGVDLITASGGGFANVSKDRVFPNYQVPFASTIKQQTAIATGAVGMITEAMQANSIIANEEADLVFIAREHLRDPYFALHAAKELQIETEIPWQYKRAF; this is encoded by the coding sequence ATGGACTTATTCTCTCCTTTAAAGCTTCGTCAGCTATCCTTGAAAAATAGAATTGTTGTTTCACCCATGCAACAGTACAGTGCAATAAACGGTGTACCGGGCAACTGGCACATGGTGCATCTTGGCAGCCGTGCTGTAGGAGGTGCCGGTTTGATCATGACCGAATGTACGGCCATTGAACCCAAAGGCCTGGCAACATTAAGCGATGTCGGAATCTGGAACGACGAACAAAAAAATGCCTGGAAAAAAATCGTCGAATTTGTCCATGATCAGGATGCAAAAATCGGAATCCAATTGTGGCATTCTGGTGGAAAAGGAAGTCTCAAACATCCTAACGAACGTATGAAGCCGCTCACCAAGGACGAAGGAGGATGGACTGTAAAATCTTCTTCACCCACAGAAATGAATGGCATCATTCCGCAAGAGCTATCCATTGATGAAATTCAGAAATTAAAAGTAAAGTTTGCTGATGCTGCACTTCGTGCTGTAGAAGCAGGATTTGATACAGTAGAATTACACGCTGGACATGGCTACCTTTTCCATCAGTTCTATTCTGCATGGATCAACAAAAGGTTGGACGAATATGGTGGGAGCCTAGAAAATAGGATTCGGTTTCTGGTAGAAACTGTTGTTGAAGTCCGAAGAGTACTTCCAGATGGAATGCCGTTACTCGTTCGGATTTCCGCTGTCGATTATCTCGAAACCGCAGATGCCTGGACATTGGAAGACAGCATTGTCTTAGCAAAAATACTGAAAGAAAATGGTGTAGACCTCATCACAGCTTCTGGAGGTGGTTTTGCAAATGTCAGTAAAGATCGGGTTTTCCCCAATTACCAGGTACCATTTGCCTCCACCATAAAACAACAGACTGCTATTGCAACCGGAGCAGTCGGAATGATTACAGAAGCTATGCAGGCAAACAGTATCATTGCAAATGAAGAGGCCGATCTGGTTTTTATTGCAAGAGAACATTTACGAGATCCATATTTTGCATTGCATGCCGCGAAAGAGCTGCAAATAGAAACCGAAATCCCTTGGCAGTATAAAAGAGCTTTTTAA
- a CDS encoding DsbA family protein: MSLKPVVSHTDHAQGNLDAELIIVEFGDYQCPYCGAAYPVLKELMRQFGSQIKFVFRNFPLSEMHPYARPAAIAAEAANLQGKFWEIHDAIYENQKDLNENLLIKLAEKLKLDISQFKEDLENLALAEKIDSDFESGIISGVNGTPSFFVNGKKFDGAAIDLIRLLDENAE, encoded by the coding sequence ATGTCATTAAAACCAGTCGTCAGCCACACTGATCATGCACAAGGCAATTTAGATGCCGAGCTCATCATAGTAGAATTTGGAGATTATCAATGTCCCTACTGCGGTGCCGCATATCCAGTTCTTAAAGAATTAATGCGTCAATTTGGAAGTCAAATCAAATTCGTATTTAGAAATTTTCCGCTTTCTGAAATGCATCCATATGCTAGACCAGCAGCAATTGCAGCTGAAGCAGCAAATCTTCAAGGTAAGTTCTGGGAAATTCATGATGCTATTTACGAAAATCAGAAAGACTTGAATGAGAATTTGCTGATAAAATTAGCGGAAAAATTAAAACTTGATATCTCCCAATTCAAAGAAGATCTTGAAAATCTAGCATTAGCAGAAAAAATAGATTCTGATTTCGAAAGTGGAATTATCAGCGGCGTAAATGGAACGCCTTCCTTCTTCGTCAACGGTAAAAAATTTGATGGTGCTGCCATAGATTTAATTCGACTTTTGGACGAAAATGCCGAATAA
- a CDS encoding winged helix-turn-helix transcriptional regulator, whose protein sequence is MIGEVLYGKWKIRLLWFIHEGYQRPSELQRKIPDATRRVLNIQLKELEEHELITKKIYPIVPPKVEYSLTEFGKTLIPVISTLGNWGDEHAEKLREVIMQRLQPECP, encoded by the coding sequence TTGATTGGCGAAGTCCTGTATGGCAAATGGAAAATCCGCTTGCTCTGGTTTATTCATGAAGGGTATCAACGTCCCAGTGAACTGCAACGTAAAATACCCGATGCCACAAGGCGCGTATTGAATATTCAACTCAAGGAACTTGAAGAACATGAATTAATTACCAAAAAAATCTATCCTATCGTACCACCTAAAGTCGAATACAGTTTAACAGAATTTGGAAAAACACTCATTCCGGTCATCTCTACATTGGGAAACTGGGGCGATGAACATGCCGAAAAATTACGTGAGGTCATTATGCAACGCTTACAACCCGAATGTCCATAA
- a CDS encoding cupin domain-containing protein, whose product MKNELLSFKYELEKKEPRTNDGGTTRGASVSDFPASIGIAGVSMRLQPGSMRELHWHANAAEWAYVISGTVRTTIIHPDGHSYVDNFAPGDVWYFPKGYGHSIQATGTTECHFILIFDNGNFSEDHTFSATDFVSSMPPEIVAQNLNLILEEVAALPQKEVYFAAGVVPDESSFIAAPRPSESDIELTSLHRYPLHAQQPRIVPGGGLQRLVTSKEFPISSTMSGSIITLQPGALREMHWHPNADEWQYYISGQAEMSVFLAESTVVTEQFNAGDVGYVPMGAGHYIKNTGNTVCEILIGFNSGTYQSIDLSAWLAGNPRDVVVTNFGLANGEIERFPAKQLFIQPKK is encoded by the coding sequence ATGAAAAATGAATTATTAAGTTTCAAATACGAATTAGAGAAAAAAGAACCCCGTACCAACGATGGTGGAACTACCAGAGGAGCATCAGTAAGCGATTTCCCAGCGTCGATTGGTATTGCAGGAGTTTCGATGAGACTACAGCCAGGAAGCATGAGAGAACTGCACTGGCATGCCAACGCCGCGGAATGGGCGTATGTGATTTCAGGAACTGTACGTACCACGATCATTCATCCCGACGGACACAGTTATGTGGACAATTTTGCACCAGGTGATGTCTGGTATTTTCCAAAAGGTTACGGTCACTCTATTCAGGCCACCGGAACTACTGAATGCCATTTCATCTTAATTTTTGACAATGGCAATTTCTCTGAGGATCATACCTTCAGTGCGACCGATTTTGTTTCCAGTATGCCTCCCGAGATTGTGGCCCAAAATCTAAATTTGATACTGGAAGAAGTTGCAGCATTGCCCCAAAAGGAAGTCTATTTTGCAGCAGGAGTAGTTCCAGATGAATCTTCATTTATTGCAGCCCCCCGTCCTAGTGAATCGGATATCGAATTAACAAGTTTGCACCGTTATCCTCTGCACGCCCAACAGCCAAGGATCGTTCCCGGCGGTGGTTTACAAAGATTGGTTACCAGCAAAGAATTTCCCATCAGCAGTACGATGTCGGGCTCCATTATAACATTACAGCCTGGCGCCTTAAGAGAGATGCATTGGCACCCGAATGCAGATGAATGGCAATATTATATTTCCGGACAGGCAGAGATGTCGGTTTTCTTAGCAGAAAGTACAGTCGTAACGGAACAGTTTAATGCAGGAGACGTCGGATATGTTCCGATGGGCGCTGGCCACTACATCAAAAATACTGGAAATACAGTATGTGAAATCCTGATCGGATTCAACAGCGGCACCTACCAGTCAATTGATTTGAGCGCATGGCTAGCTGGAAATCCAAGAGATGTCGTGGTGACTAATTTTGGTTTGGCAAACGGAGAAATTGAAAGATTCCCAGCCAAGCAGCTTTTCATTCAACCTAAAAAATAA
- a CDS encoding alpha/beta fold hydrolase, whose product MSILKLKDGTEIFYKDQGEGPILMFHHGWPLSSDDWDAQVIFFLQKGYRVVTHDRRGHGRSSQDIYGHNIETYAADAAELVSFLDLQDVVHIGHSTGGGEVIRYVNKYAQGRAKKAVLISAVPPIMIASDSNPDGVPLAVFDQIRDQTLNNRQQFYIDLTIPFYGYNRAGADVKEGVQRNWWRQGMMGGIVAHYEGIKAFSETDFREDLQAVDIPVLVLHGEDDQIVPYQNAGVKSAKLLKNAKLITYPGFPHGMPTTEAKTINKDLLAFIES is encoded by the coding sequence ATGAGCATACTTAAATTAAAAGACGGTACAGAGATTTTTTATAAAGATCAAGGAGAAGGACCCATATTGATGTTTCATCATGGATGGCCCCTATCTTCAGACGACTGGGATGCACAGGTCATCTTCTTCTTACAAAAAGGTTATAGAGTAGTCACGCACGACAGAAGGGGTCACGGTAGATCTAGCCAGGACATTTATGGTCACAACATCGAGACGTATGCTGCGGATGCTGCAGAACTGGTCTCATTTCTTGACCTCCAAGATGTTGTACACATTGGACACTCTACGGGTGGCGGAGAAGTGATCCGCTATGTAAATAAATATGCTCAGGGAAGAGCCAAAAAAGCAGTCTTAATCAGTGCTGTTCCGCCAATCATGATCGCCAGTGACAGCAATCCAGACGGTGTTCCACTTGCGGTTTTTGATCAGATCAGAGATCAGACGTTAAACAATAGACAACAGTTTTATATCGATCTGACCATCCCCTTCTATGGCTATAATAGAGCAGGTGCAGATGTCAAAGAAGGAGTGCAAAGAAACTGGTGGAGACAAGGGATGATGGGCGGAATAGTTGCACACTATGAAGGTATCAAAGCATTTTCTGAAACTGATTTTCGAGAAGATCTTCAAGCTGTTGACATTCCGGTCTTAGTTCTTCACGGTGAAGATGATCAGATCGTTCCATACCAAAATGCAGGTGTCAAATCAGCTAAATTACTGAAAAACGCAAAGCTCATCACATATCCTGGTTTCCCTCACGGTATGCCAACCACAGAAGCCAAAACCATTAATAAAGACCTGTTGGCATTTATTGAGTCTTAA
- a CDS encoding nuclear transport factor 2 family protein: MNLPKVVADLVQAQDNFDSIAYANCFAESAVVFDEGKTHNGRKEIENWIERANKEYQSTMKPLAYSETDQTLKAEIAGNFPGSPLILTYHYEFKDGLIQSLKITG, encoded by the coding sequence ATGAATTTACCAAAAGTAGTAGCCGATCTCGTACAGGCACAGGACAACTTTGATTCTATTGCTTACGCGAATTGTTTCGCAGAATCAGCCGTAGTTTTTGACGAAGGAAAAACACATAACGGCAGAAAGGAAATAGAAAATTGGATAGAAAGAGCCAACAAAGAATATCAAAGTACGATGAAACCTCTTGCATATTCAGAAACTGACCAGACGTTGAAAGCTGAAATTGCAGGCAATTTTCCGGGAAGTCCGCTAATATTGACTTATCACTATGAATTTAAAGATGGGCTGATTCAATCTCTGAAAATTACCGGTTAA
- a CDS encoding YoaK family protein: protein MDHPCVKPNNLDSKESVRIQERLAIYLAFIAGYIDATGLIKWKIYVSFMSGNTTQLGVALSTDKDGVIMTSGIAISCFLLGIYAGACLSLWKKTDYQIFTCYIVSFMLTCYTIIAYIYTIHIGSSIAIIGFSTGLMNTIVTAVGNQKVNTDFVTGTLNSLARNTAMFSMTKDKMERQQYKTHAYHLSLVWIGFISGAYTASLMLDALRNWFLILPALLLLIAGLWLSCCTIKP from the coding sequence ATGGATCATCCCTGCGTTAAACCCAATAATCTTGACTCCAAAGAATCTGTCAGGATACAAGAAAGATTAGCCATCTATCTCGCTTTTATTGCCGGATACATAGATGCGACAGGACTGATCAAGTGGAAGATTTATGTATCTTTTATGAGCGGCAACACAACGCAATTGGGCGTCGCGCTTTCAACGGATAAAGATGGGGTCATCATGACTTCAGGTATCGCCATCAGTTGCTTTCTCCTAGGGATTTATGCAGGAGCATGCCTATCACTATGGAAAAAAACGGATTACCAAATATTCACATGCTATATCGTTTCATTCATGCTAACTTGCTATACGATAATTGCTTATATTTATACAATACACATCGGGTCATCCATTGCGATTATTGGATTTTCAACCGGATTGATGAATACGATTGTAACAGCTGTCGGAAACCAAAAAGTAAATACAGATTTCGTGACAGGCACGTTGAACAGTTTAGCAAGAAATACCGCCATGTTCAGTATGACCAAAGATAAAATGGAAAGACAACAGTATAAGACCCATGCCTATCATCTTTCTTTGGTATGGATAGGGTTTATATCTGGTGCATATACCGCTTCGCTCATGCTCGATGCACTAAGAAACTGGTTCTTGATCCTTCCTGCTCTGTTGTTATTGATTGCTGGTCTATGGCTCTCCTGTTGTACTATTAAACCTTAA
- a CDS encoding Dps family protein, translating into MQTNIGLTAPNADAVAAELAKLLADEFVLYIKTRNAHWNVTGDNFHANHIFFEEQYKQLDALIDSVAERMRKIGHYAPASMKMYSELTHLTEYSERANDGIGFMKDLLKDHESIIEFIRGNITPFSEKFKDYGTSDFVTGIMETHEEMAWMIRSNFR; encoded by the coding sequence ATGCAAACAAACATCGGACTTACAGCACCAAACGCAGATGCTGTAGCAGCAGAATTAGCAAAATTATTAGCAGACGAATTTGTACTCTACATCAAAACAAGAAATGCACATTGGAATGTCACTGGTGACAATTTTCACGCCAATCATATTTTCTTCGAGGAACAATACAAACAGCTTGATGCATTGATTGACAGCGTTGCAGAACGTATGCGCAAAATCGGGCACTATGCACCTGCAAGCATGAAAATGTATTCAGAGCTCACTCACCTTACCGAATATAGCGAAAGAGCTAACGACGGTATTGGTTTTATGAAAGATCTGCTAAAAGACCATGAAAGTATTATCGAATTTATACGTGGCAACATCACACCCTTTTCCGAAAAGTTTAAAGATTATGGTACTAGCGATTTTGTTACCGGAATCATGGAGACACACGAAGAAATGGCGTGGATGATCCGTTCAAACTTCAGATAA
- a CDS encoding hybrid sensor histidine kinase/response regulator, with amino-acid sequence MIHISSVMGNKRFAYLIVLTFLADSILLIAVQVNSARNTKELIQNNNTLLHELTSSNHLREIDRDILGVESRIRASIATNDTTHLNGVDQKIDDVENFLDSLSKDHADAQQQKLIKRLGALAMDKKMIKETLLQRYKTLGNMDDQTSIANPRARQISNEITDITAQIYKSRRLQVADLSKKNAEMGKKAKLYDMSLLILLVISGSIIGYHIIRQFRRQHVLIKELDIAQKKASVAAQTKENFLANMSHEIRTPLTGILGFTNLLQKRPLDATSAEFVSSIQRAGENLMAIINDILDLSKIEAGMMRITPGIFSITGLINSVETLFLERAKEKGLTIYSSVDPSIPDTLTGDATRLTQILVNLIGNAIKFTHQGKINIEVLNRSQIGQDIVLEFKISDTGIGIDKEKLHEVFERFNQGEDSITRNFGGTGLGLSIVKKLILLQNGDITVSSEKGKGTTFLFHIPYGIAKEQLHVISTDRTASLPKQPGTPLRVLVVDDNALNQSLLNHLLLQWNISFQIVSNGLEAIEQLTEETYDLILMDIQMPKMDGYAATQHIREVLKLDIPIIAMTAHAMAGEREKCLSRGMNEYISKPIIEEDLLKLISTFGLKENPKKEVIIEAAPIQFQCIDLSYMRSISGGDTTFEKTVTKQFIDHIPSNLNQLNLAYQNQDFTTVKLRAHDLKSSLAMMGLLAALQEKVNLLEMATAQQPNITQALAEITNTINRAYEEATLFLQSLNQPKN; translated from the coding sequence ATGATCCATATTTCTTCGGTAATGGGAAACAAACGATTTGCATATCTCATAGTACTTACTTTCCTTGCAGATTCTATATTATTGATCGCAGTTCAGGTCAATTCTGCTCGAAATACCAAGGAACTGATACAAAACAACAACACACTGCTCCATGAACTGACATCTAGCAATCACTTGAGAGAAATTGACCGAGATATCTTAGGGGTAGAGAGCAGGATCAGAGCATCAATTGCGACCAACGATACCACACATCTTAACGGTGTCGATCAAAAAATCGATGATGTAGAAAATTTCTTAGATTCCCTTTCAAAAGATCATGCAGATGCGCAACAGCAGAAGCTGATAAAACGACTTGGCGCTTTGGCCATGGACAAAAAGATGATCAAAGAAACCCTTTTGCAACGCTACAAGACTTTGGGAAATATGGACGACCAAACTTCCATCGCCAATCCACGGGCTAGACAAATATCCAACGAAATCACAGATATCACGGCGCAGATCTACAAAAGCCGACGACTTCAGGTCGCTGATCTCAGTAAGAAAAATGCAGAGATGGGAAAAAAAGCGAAACTTTACGACATGTCACTGCTCATATTATTGGTGATCAGTGGTTCCATTATTGGATATCACATTATCCGTCAGTTTCGCCGACAACATGTATTGATTAAAGAATTGGATATTGCCCAGAAAAAAGCATCAGTCGCTGCGCAAACGAAAGAAAATTTTCTGGCAAATATGAGCCACGAGATCAGAACACCGCTGACCGGCATTCTAGGTTTTACCAATCTGTTGCAAAAAAGGCCATTGGATGCCACATCCGCGGAATTTGTTTCATCCATCCAGCGGGCCGGAGAAAATCTGATGGCCATAATCAATGACATTTTAGACCTATCTAAAATCGAAGCCGGTATGATGCGCATCACACCGGGAATATTCAGCATTACGGGCTTAATCAACTCTGTAGAAACGCTATTCCTAGAACGGGCCAAAGAAAAGGGACTGACCATATACAGCAGCGTAGATCCCTCCATTCCGGATACACTGACTGGGGATGCCACCAGATTGACACAAATTTTAGTCAACCTCATCGGAAATGCAATAAAATTTACGCATCAAGGAAAAATTAATATTGAAGTTCTTAATCGATCTCAAATTGGGCAAGATATCGTTCTTGAATTCAAAATTTCTGATACCGGTATCGGGATTGACAAAGAAAAATTACATGAAGTTTTTGAACGATTCAATCAAGGCGAAGATTCCATTACCCGCAACTTCGGAGGTACAGGTTTAGGACTATCCATTGTCAAAAAATTAATTCTTTTACAAAATGGGGACATCACAGTCAGTAGTGAGAAAGGAAAAGGAACAACTTTTCTTTTTCATATTCCTTATGGGATCGCCAAAGAACAGCTCCATGTCATTTCGACCGACCGAACTGCTTCGCTCCCAAAACAACCTGGTACTCCCCTTCGTGTTCTGGTGGTTGATGATAATGCCCTCAATCAAAGCCTCCTTAATCATCTGCTCTTACAGTGGAACATCAGCTTTCAAATCGTATCTAATGGTTTAGAAGCAATAGAACAATTAACCGAGGAAACCTACGATTTGATATTGATGGATATCCAGATGCCCAAAATGGATGGTTACGCGGCCACTCAGCACATCCGTGAAGTGCTGAAGCTGGATATACCGATCATCGCCATGACAGCACACGCCATGGCGGGCGAACGCGAAAAGTGCCTTAGCCGGGGTATGAACGAATACATTTCTAAACCCATCATCGAAGAGGACCTGTTAAAATTAATCTCTACTTTCGGACTAAAAGAGAATCCGAAAAAAGAGGTCATCATAGAAGCCGCTCCAATCCAATTTCAATGCATCGACCTCAGTTATATGCGCTCCATCAGCGGCGGTGATACTACTTTTGAAAAAACAGTTACGAAACAGTTTATTGACCATATTCCATCAAATTTAAACCAACTCAATCTGGCTTATCAAAATCAGGATTTCACTACCGTAAAATTAAGAGCGCACGATCTAAAATCAAGTTTGGCAATGATGGGACTGTTAGCAGCATTACAAGAAAAGGTAAATCTGCTTGAAATGGCAACCGCACAACAACCTAACATCACACAAGCTTTAGCAGAAATCACAAACACCATTAACAGGGCGTATGAAGAAGCTACCTTATTTTTACAATCACTTAACCAACCTAAAAATTAA
- a CDS encoding redoxin domain-containing protein, producing MLKQNDVAPNFTLYATPDQKINLSEFKGKNVILAFYPADWSPVCSDQMALYNETLKFFKQYDAELFGISVDSKWCHLAFSQSRNLHFPLLADFEAKGEIAKQYGVYDEEEGECKRALFVIDKQGIIAWSYLSPTAINPGADGILEALEMLKTK from the coding sequence ATGTTAAAGCAAAATGATGTTGCGCCCAATTTTACATTGTATGCAACGCCCGATCAAAAAATTAATCTCTCCGAATTTAAAGGGAAGAATGTTATTCTTGCTTTTTATCCTGCCGACTGGAGTCCCGTTTGTAGTGATCAGATGGCTCTGTACAATGAAACGTTAAAATTTTTCAAACAGTACGATGCAGAGCTTTTCGGAATATCTGTAGATAGTAAATGGTGTCACTTAGCCTTCTCACAATCCCGTAACTTACACTTTCCCTTATTAGCAGATTTCGAAGCTAAAGGAGAAATCGCTAAACAATATGGTGTCTACGATGAGGAAGAGGGCGAATGTAAACGCGCATTGTTCGTGATCGATAAACAAGGGATTATCGCATGGAGTTACCTGTCTCCTACAGCAATCAATCCCGGAGCAGATGGAATTTTAGAAGCTTTAGAAATGCTTAAAACAAAATAA
- a CDS encoding ankyrin repeat domain-containing protein: MAKKKKTLPKNFDELIKENKLENLKKVFDTCELDARGGYGKATALSFFHVPDELVRWMVASGADIEAVDSYNRTALHQHAMTRSGDITVFLELGANIQAVDIYGDTPLHFAAGSSFNVSSVKKLVAHGADTQALNATKQTPLERALSRASNIDLIPLVEVSRILLQANTEITQKMRDEIIRIGENFEFHRENFNKDYLQETDHALSNLYEMYQVVPVKKRIMHDGVAPISVGGTNWKEQFEELWELLIPAKGSALTVQGEVVRIAGKVRDEIYRNGGGNWDKDFKKMLDAFDIHVSSEHALAAKELEEARILIKEIRNTGFADDLNFLCELATKWVLLNPTPILLNKPNYTR, translated from the coding sequence ATGGCAAAAAAGAAAAAAACACTTCCCAAGAATTTTGATGAGTTAATCAAGGAAAACAAGCTTGAAAATCTTAAAAAAGTATTTGATACCTGTGAATTAGATGCAAGAGGTGGTTATGGAAAAGCAACGGCACTCAGCTTTTTTCATGTGCCTGATGAACTGGTTCGTTGGATGGTAGCAAGCGGAGCCGACATCGAAGCTGTGGACAGTTACAACCGTACAGCTCTTCACCAACATGCGATGACTCGAAGTGGCGATATCACGGTCTTTTTAGAACTTGGAGCAAATATACAGGCTGTGGATATCTATGGCGATACACCATTGCATTTTGCTGCGGGAAGTAGTTTTAATGTTTCATCTGTCAAAAAACTGGTTGCTCATGGGGCTGACACCCAGGCTTTAAATGCGACTAAACAAACGCCGCTTGAAAGGGCATTATCTCGCGCAAGCAATATCGACTTGATCCCGTTGGTGGAAGTATCGCGTATATTGCTCCAAGCCAATACCGAAATAACGCAAAAGATGAGGGATGAAATTATTCGGATAGGTGAGAATTTTGAATTCCATCGTGAAAATTTTAATAAAGACTATCTGCAAGAAACAGATCATGCACTCAGCAATCTTTATGAGATGTATCAAGTTGTACCTGTTAAAAAGCGTATCATGCATGATGGCGTGGCACCAATAAGCGTAGGTGGTACAAATTGGAAAGAGCAATTTGAAGAATTGTGGGAGCTTTTAATTCCTGCTAAGGGGAGTGCCCTAACAGTGCAAGGAGAGGTGGTCCGCATCGCTGGGAAAGTGCGTGATGAAATCTACCGAAATGGCGGGGGAAACTGGGACAAGGATTTTAAAAAAATGTTGGATGCATTTGACATACACGTATCTTCTGAACATGCTTTAGCTGCGAAAGAACTGGAAGAAGCCCGTATTCTTATCAAAGAGATTCGTAACACTGGATTTGCTGATGACCTTAATTTTTTGTGTGAACTTGCAACCAAGTGGGTACTTCTTAATCCGACTCCCATCTTGCTTAATAAGCCGAACTATACAAGATAA
- a CDS encoding LytR/AlgR family response regulator transcription factor — translation MKALIVDDNDMARTTLAHLAKQIPTLTIVNQYSNAIEAYNHLQNNHVDLIFLDIEMPEMTGIELTKTLPKKDTIIIFTSSNKEYALEAFELNIADYILKPITPARFLQAVNKAQTIWNSKKEQVQVEKEEFIFVRDSNVTRRLKLDDILYAEAMGDYVKFYTKDKMFAIHGTMKTAEERLPKDNFIRVHRSFIIALSKIDTLQDGGIVLDGKFVPVADAYRKALNTRMNVF, via the coding sequence ATGAAAGCTCTGATCGTTGACGATAATGATATGGCAAGAACCACCTTGGCACATTTGGCAAAACAAATTCCAACTCTGACTATTGTAAATCAATATTCGAACGCAATAGAAGCTTACAATCATTTGCAGAACAATCATGTTGACCTGATATTTTTAGACATCGAAATGCCGGAAATGACTGGAATTGAGCTGACAAAAACATTGCCCAAGAAAGATACGATCATCATTTTCACCTCTTCTAACAAAGAATATGCACTGGAAGCTTTCGAACTCAATATTGCAGATTATATTTTGAAGCCAATCACGCCAGCCCGATTTTTGCAGGCCGTAAACAAAGCACAAACGATCTGGAACAGTAAGAAAGAACAGGTGCAGGTAGAAAAGGAAGAGTTTATTTTTGTACGAGATTCCAACGTTACGAGGCGGTTAAAATTAGATGATATTTTGTATGCAGAAGCGATGGGCGACTATGTCAAATTTTATACGAAAGACAAAATGTTTGCCATTCACGGCACTATGAAAACTGCTGAAGAACGATTACCAAAGGACAATTTTATTAGAGTGCATCGTTCCTTCATCATCGCTTTGAGTAAAATTGACACGTTGCAGGATGGTGGAATTGTACTAGATGGAAAATTTGTTCCGGTTGCAGATGCTTACAGAAAAGCACTCAATACCCGAATGAACGTCTTTTAA
- a CDS encoding SDR family oxidoreductase, protein MGQEFNFNHELEGKIALVTGGTKGTGKAIAERLSNAGATVVITARNAPDTLHDHLYFIAADLSEAEGARRVAEEVLATFGRLDILINALGGSETQGGGFAVLTDQDWEQTIRTNLLAPVRLDRAFLPQMLAQKSGVIIHIASIQGRLPLYDSTLPYAAAKAGLINYSKGLSKEVSPKGIRVLTVSPGWIMTESSTRMMERIAASTAITIEQATQSVMDALGGIPIGRPAQPEEIAEFVGFLVSPRAHYLTGTEYIMDGGTIPTI, encoded by the coding sequence ATGGGACAAGAATTTAATTTTAATCATGAATTGGAGGGCAAAATTGCCCTCGTAACAGGTGGTACAAAAGGAACGGGTAAAGCCATTGCAGAGCGACTTTCAAATGCGGGTGCCACTGTTGTCATTACAGCGAGAAATGCACCTGATACGTTGCATGATCATCTGTATTTTATTGCTGCTGACTTGAGTGAAGCCGAAGGAGCGAGACGCGTAGCGGAAGAAGTTTTAGCAACATTTGGGAGACTGGATATTCTGATCAATGCGCTCGGGGGTTCGGAAACCCAAGGTGGGGGTTTTGCTGTACTGACCGATCAGGACTGGGAGCAGACGATCCGAACGAATCTGCTTGCTCCTGTACGGCTGGACAGGGCATTTTTACCACAAATGCTTGCGCAAAAAAGTGGTGTGATCATCCATATTGCATCCATTCAGGGAAGATTACCGTTATACGATTCTACTTTGCCTTATGCTGCAGCAAAAGCAGGGCTAATCAATTATAGTAAAGGTTTGTCAAAAGAAGTTTCGCCTAAAGGGATACGGGTACTCACCGTTTCGCCGGGTTGGATCATGACGGAATCATCAACGAGAATGATGGAACGAATTGCGGCAAGTACAGCTATCACGATAGAACAGGCGACGCAAAGCGTTATGGACGCATTGGGGGGAATTCCAATAGGAAGACCGGCACAACCCGAAGAAATTGCTGAATTTGTTGGATTTTTGGTTTCGCCAAGAGCCCATTACCTGACTGGTACAGAATATATCATGGACGGAGGCACAATTCCCACGATTTAA